One segment of Poecile atricapillus isolate bPoeAtr1 chromosome 5, bPoeAtr1.hap1, whole genome shotgun sequence DNA contains the following:
- the LOC131579723 gene encoding rac GTPase-activating protein 1-like: MLRQRCGRLLARLEQGLQLLELSGSVEEDYIRIARCFEATRQRCCRLEQDGRRAREQLARVEAERAALEVKLKHARNQVEVEMKKRHRAEAELEKQERKLQLVLELLMQEPWGNEALSREQCSVLSALAGRRLGAALAPVRRSSAVDESCQSLLSHSDISYDRTEDDVDVDMMVVPTLKRKVPDRQRVSLAPQVGPVVMAKRHRSSVVPHNVVSVPSVSPPAEVPGPADSLLPAVLVPRRHSRQGHRVSTCAELTTGCGTSEDLGCHAVGQENHTEGSSVGQPAPAHFPSPPQSLPPVQHKFTSKTVIRPEPCHICGSRIRFGKTAIKCCQCQLLLHTKCREQCPSLCAPRPHHHAWPREGVLADFAPSTPPLVPTLVVQCVTEVETRGLTETGLYRVPGSEQLVREWKRKLLRAGGALPALSSVADIHVVCGVLKDFLRGLKEPLVTFSLHPAFLRAADIPDDAASDTALRHVVSKLPPANRDTLAFLMLHLLNVSHSPDCKMDVLNLSRVFGPTLVGHSSANPTPLVIMEDTPRQSKVVARLLSLPPSFWKGFVETEQENLVPMPAPSHECEPFFQPIASPEPKPGQLSPAGTCCLPSTLRSCVGTATRPPQGPAPRKVGRFFPSPV; this comes from the exons ATGCTGCGGCAGCGCTGCGGGCGGCTCCTGGCCcggctggagcaggggctgcagctcctggagctcagcggcagcgtggAGGAAG ATTACATCCGGATCGCTCGGTGCTTTGAGGCGACGCGCCAGAGATGCTGCCGGCTGGAGCAGGACGGGCGTCGTGCCCGCGAGCAGCTGGCCCGTGTGGAGGCCGAGCGGGCAGCGCTGGAAGTGAAGCTCAAGCACGCCCGAAACCAGGTGGAGGTGGAGATGAAGAAGCGGCACCGGGCAGAGGCTGAGCTGGAGAAGCAG GAGCGCAAACTTCAGCTGGTCCTTGAGTTGCTGATGCAGGAACCATGGGGCAACGAGGCACTGAGCAGGGAGCAGTGCTCTGTTCTCAGCGCCCTGGCTGGCCGACGCCTTGGGGCAGCCTTGGCACCCGTCAGGAG GTCATCTGCAGTGGATGAGTCGTGCCAGTCCCTCCTGTCCCACTCGGACATCAGCTATGACCGCACTGAGGATGATGTG GATGTTGACATGATGGTGGTGCCGACCCTGAAGCGCAAAGTTCCAGACAGGCAG CGTGTGTCCCTGGCCCCTCAGGTTGGCCCTGTGGTGATGGCAAAGCGGCATCGTTCTTCTGTGGTACCCCATAACGTT GtgagtgtcccctctgtgtcccctcctgctgAGGTCCCAGGCCCTGCTGACAGCCTCCTGCCTGCTGTTCTGGTGCCTCGACGCCACTCTCGCCAGGGACACCGTGTCTCCACATGTGCAG agctgaccACGGGGTGCGGCACCAGTGAAGATCTGGGCTGCCatgctgtggggcaggagaaCCACACTGAGGGCAGCTCAGTGGGACAACCAGCACCAGCCCACTTCCCCTCACCTCCACAGAGTCTCCCACCAGTCCAGCACAAGTTCACCTCCAAAACG GTGATTCGCCCTGAGCCATGTCACATCTGTGGTTCCCGCATCCGCTTTGGGAAGACTGCCATCAagtgctgccagtgccagctgctgctaCACACCAAGTGTCGGGAGCAGTGCCCCAGCCTCTGCGCACCCAGGCCTCACCACCACGCCTGGCCCCGTGAG GGTGTGCTGGCTGACTTCGCTCCCTCCACGCCGCCCCTGGTGCCCACACTGGTGGTGCAGTGTGTGACCGAGGTGGAGACACGAGGCTTGACAGAG ACAGGGCTGTACCGGGTGccaggctcagagcagctggtgCGGGAGTGGAAGCGGAAGCTGCTGCGGGCTGGGGGTGCGCTGCCTGCCCTCAGCAGCGTGGCTGACATCCATGTGGTGTGTGGGGTGCTCAAGGACTTTCTGCGGGGGCTCAAGGAACCACTGGTCACCTTCAGCCTCCACCCTGCCTTCCTGAGGGCTGCCG acATCCCTGATGATGCTGCCAGTGACACAGCCCTACGCCATGTGGTGAGCAAGCTGCCCCCAGCCAACAGGGATACCTTGGCCTTTCTCATGCTGCACCTGCTCAA CGTGTCACACAGCCCTGACTGTAAGATGGATGTGCTCAACCTGTCCCGTGTGTTTGGCCCTACGCTGGTGGGACACAGCTCAGCCAACCCCACACCGCTTGTCATCATGGAGGACACGCCTCGGCAGTCCAAG GTGGTGGCACGTCTCCTTTCGCTGCCACCCAGCTTCTGGAAAGGCTTTGTGGAGACAGAGCAGGAGAACCTGGTGCCAATGCCAGCCCCAAGCCATGAATGCG AACCGTTCTTCCAGCCCATTGCCTCTCCGGAGCCCAAGCCAGGccagctgagcccagctggtacctgctgcctccccagcaccctgcGGAGCTGCGTGGGCACCGCCACCCGGCCCCC GCAGGGGCCGGCCCCGAGGAAGGTGGGCCGGTTCTTCCCTTCTCCTGTGTAG